Proteins encoded by one window of Gemmatimonadota bacterium:
- a CDS encoding NifU family protein, with product MTTESAVDVFERIEQGLQTIRPYIASHKGTLEVIDFDPLEGKLFVRLGGTCKGCAASTITLKQGIETRLRQSVPEVKLVEAV from the coding sequence ATGACGACGGAATCAGCGGTGGACGTTTTCGAGCGAATCGAGCAGGGGCTGCAGACGATCCGGCCCTATATCGCTTCCCATAAGGGGACGCTCGAGGTCATCGACTTCGACCCCCTCGAAGGGAAGCTGTTCGTGCGCCTCGGTGGCACCTGCAAGGGGTGCGCGGCCTCCACCATCACGCTTAAGCAAGGCATCGAGACCAGGCTTCGGCAGTCGGTACCAGAGGTCAAGCTGGTCGAAGCGGTCTAG
- a CDS encoding Mrp/NBP35 family ATP-binding protein, translating to MSGTREAQVRAALDSVSNPRTGTGLVAAGMISDLVVDESSGEASFTFLLRREDPATLVRQARQALTTAGLPQPRIQVTDPAGPPATTHGAPQSAATGVPAPTPMEIAGLGKVIAVSSGKGGVGKSTVAVNVAVALAERGFKVGIMDADFYGPNLPRMIGVYERPTVQNGRIIPLEAYGLKLMSIGFLVDRDAPAIWRGPIITKVIHQFLHDVEWGELDFLFVDMPPGTGDAQLSLVQQVLVNGAIIVTTPQEVAVGDALRGAKMFERVNVPILGIVENMSGFLDPITGMRHDLFGVGGGERLADEISSPLLGMVPLQQGLAYSADQGEPIVVAAPNSAAAVMLREIADKVVDRVRAVGMVLPVLE from the coding sequence ATGAGTGGCACCCGTGAGGCGCAGGTTCGCGCCGCGCTCGACTCTGTGTCCAATCCGCGCACCGGCACCGGCCTCGTGGCCGCCGGGATGATCAGCGACCTGGTGGTCGACGAATCCAGCGGCGAAGCCTCCTTCACCTTCCTGCTTCGGCGCGAAGATCCCGCCACGCTGGTCCGGCAGGCTCGGCAGGCGCTCACCACGGCCGGATTGCCGCAACCCAGAATCCAGGTCACCGATCCGGCGGGTCCACCCGCAACCACGCACGGCGCGCCGCAGAGTGCCGCGACGGGCGTCCCCGCGCCGACGCCAATGGAGATCGCCGGGCTGGGCAAGGTGATCGCGGTATCGTCGGGGAAGGGCGGGGTCGGCAAGAGCACGGTCGCGGTGAATGTCGCGGTGGCACTGGCGGAGCGCGGCTTCAAGGTCGGCATCATGGACGCCGACTTCTACGGACCGAACCTGCCGCGAATGATTGGCGTCTACGAGCGCCCCACGGTGCAGAACGGCCGGATCATTCCACTCGAGGCCTATGGACTCAAGCTGATGTCGATCGGCTTCCTCGTCGATCGTGATGCGCCCGCCATCTGGCGCGGGCCGATCATCACCAAGGTGATCCACCAGTTCCTGCACGATGTGGAGTGGGGCGAGCTCGACTTTCTCTTTGTCGATATGCCGCCGGGTACCGGCGACGCCCAGCTCTCGCTGGTGCAGCAGGTGCTCGTGAATGGCGCGATCATCGTGACCACGCCGCAGGAAGTCGCCGTGGGCGATGCGCTGCGCGGGGCGAAGATGTTCGAGCGGGTGAACGTGCCGATTCTCGGTATCGTCGAGAACATGAGCGGCTTCCTCGATCCGATCACCGGCATGCGTCACGATCTCTTCGGGGTCGGCGGTGGCGAGCGCCTCGCCGATGAGATCAGTTCACCACTGCTCGGCATGGTGCCGCTGCAGCAGGGGCTGGCTTACTCGGCCGACCAGGGCGAACCGATCGTGGTGGCCGCGCCGAACTCGGCGGCGGCGGTGATGCTGCGGGAGATTGCCGACAAGGTGGTCGATCGAGTTCGTGCGGTGGGAATGGTGTTGCCAGTGCTCGAGTAA
- a CDS encoding bifunctional oligoribonuclease/PAP phosphatase NrnA yields the protein MTSTPPTTTSAAAQQVAALVRSGRLCLTTHVNPDGDGLGSEVGLVHILRAQGIEAIITNPTATPERFDFLFADLKGVDKSQQGVKELRRADAILVLDIADLSRLGGLADTVRDRGVPVGCIDHHASAGVLPPGPRYVDDSAAATGELIYLLARELGWAVPLEAARALYVALVTDTGGFRFSNTRPRTLQIASELLALGVDTEQIYLDVYASAPIGRPRLLAEVLQTLVVEMPLGLAWVTVPPGALERHEVDPDDLDGAVEHARSIRGVRMALLFREMSGGRVKVSLRSVGQVDVAALAKQFGGGGHTKAAGVAIHGSLAEVQATVLAGARKYLAGA from the coding sequence ATGACGTCAACACCTCCTACCACGACGAGCGCTGCGGCCCAACAGGTCGCGGCGCTCGTTCGTTCCGGCAGGCTCTGCCTCACGACCCATGTGAACCCCGATGGTGACGGCCTCGGCTCGGAAGTCGGGCTGGTGCATATCCTCAGGGCACAGGGGATCGAAGCCATCATCACGAACCCCACGGCGACCCCCGAGCGCTTCGACTTCCTCTTCGCTGACCTCAAGGGCGTCGACAAGTCGCAGCAGGGCGTCAAGGAACTTCGTCGCGCCGATGCGATCCTGGTGCTCGACATCGCCGACCTGAGTCGACTCGGCGGGCTCGCTGACACGGTGCGCGATCGTGGCGTTCCGGTGGGGTGCATCGACCATCACGCCAGCGCCGGAGTCCTGCCGCCCGGGCCGCGGTATGTGGACGACAGTGCGGCCGCCACCGGCGAGCTGATCTACCTGCTCGCTCGCGAGCTCGGCTGGGCGGTCCCGCTCGAAGCTGCGCGTGCGCTCTATGTGGCACTGGTGACCGACACCGGCGGCTTCCGCTTCTCGAACACCCGGCCCCGCACCCTGCAGATTGCCTCCGAGCTGCTCGCCCTCGGTGTCGACACCGAGCAGATCTACCTCGACGTCTATGCCAGTGCGCCGATCGGTCGGCCACGACTTCTCGCCGAAGTGCTGCAGACCCTCGTGGTGGAGATGCCACTGGGGCTCGCATGGGTCACCGTGCCGCCTGGCGCCCTCGAACGTCACGAGGTCGACCCCGATGACCTCGACGGGGCCGTGGAGCACGCACGCTCGATTCGCGGGGTGCGGATGGCACTCCTCTTCCGCGAGATGTCGGGGGGCCGGGTCAAGGTCTCCCTGCGCAGCGTGGGGCAGGTCGATGTGGCCGCGCTGGCCAAGCAGTTCGGTGGCGGCGGGCACACCAAGGCCGCCGGCGTGGCGATCCACGGCTCACTCGCCGAGGTGCAGGCCACGGTGCTCGCGGGAGCCCGGAAGTACCTGGCCGGGGCCTGA
- a CDS encoding polymer-forming cytoskeletal protein, with the protein MRAGKGAAALLLVIALISASRLEAADRRGVVGELSGRVKNLLPSILIPGPDVAPQAVAVADPQGPTVNPAKLDQPAALERQLRTALRRPIDETRLTVVGGTARLGHYSVGSAENIHGHVVVLEGDVDVHGRVEGNIVALDGDIIVHPGGSVVGDVLAIGGHVREVGGNITGAQQSLEAVPITTPADTPSIASVIARRAAGFVGVFLVLLTLGFGLVTFGRPNLEIVSDTVMHSFGRAFVVGLLGEVLILPTFGMLVVGLVLTVAGALLVPFGIVVYTLLAIVSVLGGVLAVAHAMGETITRRRMAAGLRVSPNAYRYLLTGLMALGVSWLAWVLFGWVPIAGGLILSAAAIGTWFVGTVGFGAALLSRGGIREHFAGRIVPPEMLTDEYLWATPQFGVPAVKRPSTEPEA; encoded by the coding sequence ATGCGGGCTGGTAAGGGAGCAGCCGCCCTCCTCCTAGTCATTGCGCTGATCTCCGCAAGCCGCCTCGAGGCGGCCGATCGGCGTGGTGTGGTGGGCGAGCTGTCCGGGCGGGTCAAGAATCTCCTCCCCTCGATCCTGATTCCAGGACCGGACGTCGCGCCACAGGCCGTGGCGGTGGCCGATCCTCAGGGTCCCACCGTCAATCCCGCAAAACTCGATCAGCCAGCCGCGCTCGAGCGCCAGTTGCGCACGGCATTGCGGCGTCCGATCGACGAAACCCGGCTCACCGTCGTCGGCGGTACCGCTCGCCTGGGGCACTACTCCGTTGGCTCCGCCGAGAATATTCACGGACACGTCGTGGTACTCGAGGGCGATGTCGACGTGCACGGCCGGGTGGAAGGGAACATCGTCGCACTCGATGGCGACATCATCGTGCACCCCGGCGGCTCGGTGGTGGGCGATGTGCTCGCGATCGGCGGGCACGTGCGTGAGGTCGGCGGCAATATCACCGGCGCCCAGCAATCACTCGAAGCGGTTCCGATCACGACGCCGGCAGATACGCCGTCGATCGCCTCGGTCATTGCACGTCGTGCGGCCGGATTTGTCGGTGTCTTCCTCGTGCTCCTCACGCTTGGCTTCGGACTCGTGACCTTCGGGCGACCTAACCTCGAGATCGTCTCCGATACGGTGATGCACTCGTTCGGGAGGGCCTTCGTGGTAGGGCTGCTCGGCGAGGTCCTGATTCTCCCGACCTTCGGGATGCTGGTGGTCGGGCTCGTGCTTACGGTGGCCGGCGCGCTGCTGGTGCCCTTCGGAATCGTCGTCTACACCCTGCTGGCGATCGTCTCGGTGCTTGGTGGCGTTCTCGCCGTAGCGCACGCAATGGGCGAGACCATCACGAGGCGTCGGATGGCGGCAGGGCTGCGGGTTTCACCCAATGCCTACCGCTACCTGCTCACTGGCCTGATGGCGCTCGGCGTCAGCTGGCTCGCGTGGGTGCTCTTTGGCTGGGTGCCGATTGCTGGCGGGCTGATCCTTTCCGCCGCCGCTATCGGAACCTGGTTCGTCGGTACGGTCGGGTTCGGTGCGGCGCTGCTTTCGCGCGGCGGAATTCGGGAACACTTCGCCGGCCGGATCGTGCCGCCCGAGATGCTCACTGATGAATACCTCTGGGCCACACCACAGTTCGGTGTGCCGGCGGTGAAGCGGCCGAGCACGGAGCCCGAGGCGTGA